Proteins from a genomic interval of Amphiura filiformis chromosome 9, Afil_fr2py, whole genome shotgun sequence:
- the LOC140161037 gene encoding post-GPI attachment to proteins factor 2-like: MMENSTTSNQRHSKPGVVVVSLTAATVITSSIMAVGFGLAILLAVLFNFKATTATHCKVVNYLPSISAAIAKPPSSYVWRFVITITAVQRFAAVRFHYLQYSKVASKRSMYPVLCRLCFLCELIEILALVGLTCISSNENTSMHENLFVTFQVCSMVFMLLMCIVYSWASGRLPGSSSKTLWERRSLQLKILTFLINLSCFLIAVYFYFRHNAYCEPGVYSLFAFFEYLVVLSNIGFHATVTYDFGDKLIMFGAAVEHEKQ; encoded by the exons ATGATGGAGAATTCAACAACAAGTAATCAGCGGCACTCTAAGCCAGGTGTAGTAGTGGTGTCATTAACAGCTGCTACAGTGATAACATCCAGCATCATGGCAGTAGGTTTTGGCTTGGCAATTCTCCTAGCTGTTCTATTCAATTTTAAAGCAACAACTGCTACACACTGTAAG GTAGTCAACTACTTGCCATCCATTAGTGCTGCCATTGCCAAGCCACCTTCATCCTATGTATGGCGTTTTGTCATTACAATAACAGCAGTGCAGAGGTTTGCAGCCGTAAGATTTCACTATTTACAGTACTCCAAGGTGGCGTCCAAACGATCAATGTATCCAGTACTATGTCGACTCTGCTTTCTGTGTGAGCTGATTGAAATTCTTGCCCTAGTTGGACTGACATGTATTTCTTCGAATGAAAATACAA GTATGCATGAAAACTTGTTTGTCACGTTTCAAGTATGTTCCATGGTATTCATGTTACTCATGTGCATAGTGTACAGCTGGGCTAGTGGAAGACTTCCAGGATCCAGCAGTAAAACTCTGTGG GAGAGACGATCACTACAGCTGAAGATACTAACATTCCTCATCAACCTATCATGTTTTCTCATCGCTGTGTACTTCTACTTTAGACACAATGCCTACTGTGAACCTGGAG TGTATTCGCTATTTGCTTTCTTTGAATATCTGGTGGTACTTAGCAACATAGGATTCCATGCCACGGTAACATACGACTTTGGGGATAAACTCATTATGTTTGGGGCAGCAGTGGAACACGAAAAACAGTAA